The following coding sequences lie in one Rutidosis leptorrhynchoides isolate AG116_Rl617_1_P2 chromosome 4, CSIRO_AGI_Rlap_v1, whole genome shotgun sequence genomic window:
- the LOC139843326 gene encoding coatomer subunit zeta-2-like isoform X2: MATSARRDACPAIKNLLLLDSEGRRVAVKYYTDEWPTNAAKLAFERSIFAKTLKTNARTEAEIVMFENNVVLYKFIQDLHLFVTGGDNENELALASVLQGFSEAVTLLLRGNVDQREALENLDMMFLCLDEIVDAGMILETDGSLIAGKVATHSIDDGAPLSEQYLVRPL, encoded by the exons ATGGCGACTTCTGCTCGCAGA gaCGCGTGCCCTGCCATTAAGAATTTACTCCTTTTGGACTCTGAAGGAAGGCGTGTGGCAGTTAAGTATTATACAGATGAATGGCCGACTAATGCTGCAAAGTTAGCTTTTGAACGATCTATTTTTGCAAAAACACTAAAGACTAATGCACGAACTGAGG CGGAGATAGtgatgtttgaaaataacgtaGTGCTGTATAAGTTTATTCAAGACTTGCATTTGTTTGTAACTGGAGGTGATAATGAAAACGAGTTAGCTTTGGCGAGTGTCCTTCAAGGTTTCTCTGAGGCAGTCACACTTCTTCTCAG AGGTAATGTTGATCAAAGGGAGGCACTTGAAAACCTAGATATGATGTTTTTATGCCTTGATGAGATTGTTGATGCCGG GATGATTCTTGAAACGGACGGAAGTTTGATTGCTGGAAAAGTAGCTACACATAGCATCGATGATGGAGCTCCCTTATCTGAACAG TATTTGGTCCGCCCTCTTTAA
- the LOC139843326 gene encoding coatomer subunit zeta-2-like isoform X1 has product MATSARRDACPAIKNLLLLDSEGRRVAVKYYTDEWPTNAAKLAFERSIFAKTLKTNARTEAEIVMFENNVVLYKFIQDLHLFVTGGDNENELALASVLQGFSEAVTLLLRGNVDQREALENLDMMFLCLDEIVDAGMILETDGSLIAGKVATHSIDDGAPLSEQTITQALATAREHFTRSLLR; this is encoded by the exons ATGGCGACTTCTGCTCGCAGA gaCGCGTGCCCTGCCATTAAGAATTTACTCCTTTTGGACTCTGAAGGAAGGCGTGTGGCAGTTAAGTATTATACAGATGAATGGCCGACTAATGCTGCAAAGTTAGCTTTTGAACGATCTATTTTTGCAAAAACACTAAAGACTAATGCACGAACTGAGG CGGAGATAGtgatgtttgaaaataacgtaGTGCTGTATAAGTTTATTCAAGACTTGCATTTGTTTGTAACTGGAGGTGATAATGAAAACGAGTTAGCTTTGGCGAGTGTCCTTCAAGGTTTCTCTGAGGCAGTCACACTTCTTCTCAG AGGTAATGTTGATCAAAGGGAGGCACTTGAAAACCTAGATATGATGTTTTTATGCCTTGATGAGATTGTTGATGCCGG GATGATTCTTGAAACGGACGGAAGTTTGATTGCTGGAAAAGTAGCTACACATAGCATCGATGATGGAGCTCCCTTATCTGAACAG ACAATTACTCAAGCTTTGGCGACAGCTCGCGAACATTTTACACGATCACTTCTCAGATAG